A genome region from Arachis duranensis cultivar V14167 chromosome 6, aradu.V14167.gnm2.J7QH, whole genome shotgun sequence includes the following:
- the LOC107492317 gene encoding uncharacterized protein LOC107492317, protein MDSAEERAVRDFIAKEVPDWNDDVVSVARFKAFSGQRSDWQPRFLFWRHLILKVATHFRLLFIKPSQVKSVWFNRGGLTPLCLDHVLSLMYNEGDLTRIVDLADPTSGRLSQLFRKVSNLVARSTPDIMSEEFVILTSLLQSKAAEVVKHLSESHWNSSCIITMKKFQDICGGPDEASAILRYMSGCGTAKYLKVHKKEFVEGVKISPSASTLSSISNLDYDVLYLIWTTERLQQQLDMIDRRYESSRKSALASLHSGNKKLALRHARELKLATQSRDKCSSLLNRVEEVLGVIADAEATKKISEAMQIGANAIKENKISVEEVDLCLRDLQESIDAQKEVEKALEQTPSYTDVEDEDIQDELEKLELAIEKEAPVPAVEKAFGTTEEGRAAAEATEFINEAFSNLRLSNGASVKQGITKEGSEGYRESKKLEMEAV, encoded by the exons ATGGACTCAGCGGAGGAGCGAGCAGTGAGAGATTTCATCGCAAAGGAAGTCCCCGACTGGAACGACGACGTCGTTTCGGTGGCGAGGTTCAAAGCATTCTCCGGCCAGAGATCCGATTGGCAGCCCAGGTTCCTCTTCTGGAGACACTTGATCCTCAAAGTCGCCACTCACTTTCGCCTCCTCTTCATAAAACCCTCCCAG GTTAAGAGTGTTTGGTTTAATCGAGGAGGGTTAACCCCCTTATGTCTTGACCACGTTCTG TCTCTAATGTATAATGAAGGTGACCTCACAAGAATTGTGGATCTTGCGGATCCAACAAGTGGACGATTGTCCCAACTATTCAGAAAAGTTAGCAACTTAGTAGCAAGATCAACTCCGGATATTATGTCTGAAGAATTTGTCATTTTAACTTCTCTGCTTCAG AGTAAGGCTGCTGAAGTTGTCAAACATCTATCTGAAAGTCACTGGAATTCATCATGTATCATCACAATGAAGAAATTCCAGGACATATGTGGAGGGCCTGATGAAGCATCTGCAATCTTGAGGTATATGTCAGGATGTGGTACAGCAAAGTATCTTAAAGTCCATAAGAAAGAATTTGTAGAG GGTGTAAAAATTTCTCCTTCAGCTTCCACATTATCTAGCATATCTAATTTAGACTATGATGTCTTGTACTTGATCTGGACAACTGAGAGGCTTCAGCAGCAACTAGACATGATTGACAGACGTTATGAGTC GTCAAGAAAGTCAGCGTTGGCTTCTCTACATTCAGGGAACAAAAAATTGGCCCTTAGACATGCAAGGGAGCTTAAGCTGGCCACTCAGAGTAGAGATAAGTGTTCATCACTTTTGAACAGAGTAGAGGAAGTACTTGGTGTCATTGCAGATGCGGAGGCTACCAAAAAG ATATCTGAAGCTATGCAGATTGGAGCCAATgcaattaaagaaaataagattagCGTGGAAGAGGTTGATCTCTGTTTACGAGATCTCCAAGAGAGCATTGATGCACAGAAGGAAGTGGAAAAGGCGCTAG AACAAACTCCATCTTACACGGATGTCGAAGATGAAGATATCCAAGACGAATTGGAGAAGTTGGAGTTGGCTATTGAGAAAGAGGCTCCAGTTCCTGCAGTCGAAAAGGCGTTTGGCACCACAGAAGAAGGAAGAGCAGCTGCAGAAGCCACTGAGTTTATCAATGAGGCTTTTTCAAATCTCAGGCTGTCAAATGGTGCATCTGTGAAGCAAGGTATCACTAAGGAGGGATCAGAGGGTTACAGAGaatcaaaaaaattagaaatggaGGCTGTGTAA